The Syngnathus scovelli strain Florida chromosome 17, RoL_Ssco_1.2, whole genome shotgun sequence sequence TTTCAACATCAATGACAAAATATGCCTAACTTGGTTTGACTGATGTCATGACGTTTACCTGGAAGGATCCGAGGCCTAGCTCGAAGACCAGACGCTCCCTCTTACTGACGTCCTCGGGGGAGAAGGCAAAGACGGTGTAGTGAATTCCAAACAGCGGGATGAGCAGGAGAGTGGAACGCGCAAGACGCCTGcgtgacacacacatgcacacacacacgcaaaggaTCAAAACGTTAGAAACGTCTCAGTGCCGTGTCGTGCACTTCTACAATCACGATAATGAACCGAGTTCATTATCGGCATTGCAACGCCTGCGGTGTGGTCACGTTGAAACTGTTGCACAGCGTAACGCAACAAATAACACAGAACATGTATGATGGCAAACACACAAAGGACGATATAGAATGACGCACACCCACATTGAAAGCAGTTCTGAGGAAATTTAGAACGCAAGATagcgcacaaaaaaaaatatcaagaatTTCTAAACGAACTGTCATGAAAAAAAtctctgaatttaaaaaaaaaaaatcaatgcgtTTAAGAAGACGATTATAAAAAAATCTGTTatggaaaaaaagaatatacaattttaaaaatcccattaaaatttcatgaactgtaacaaataaataagtaaataaatacatacaatttAAAGGTCAAATTAGATGTAGCAAAAAAATGCAtgttatgaaaataaataaataaataaataaataaataaacaaacatattGTTTTTAATTGCCCAACAATTTTTACCACCTGCATGACTGTAAAGAATATTCAAAAGTGACTCTTAAACGTTACCCATGACAAATAAAGATGTTACACTAGTGGAGTATTCATTCGTCTTCGTAAACCTCtgcactcgtttttttttttttttttttaaatacacaaatcTCGTGAGAGCACATCAGCGTGTTTGTTGTGGTTTGCGCTTTAACTGTGAGGTCAGgattcgctttttttttttaacgttggGTGAGTCCAAAACGTTGTAGTTGAAGCGTCATTTAAATGCCAAGACATCCCAAGAAGGTAAAAGGCGCACAACGTCAAGGCCAAGACGAGCACCTGAGCGTGTACGAGCCCCTTGGCTTATGTGAAGTACTTCATGCaaacacacagtcacacacacacacacacacgcactgacaaacacacacttacAGTGTGATGGTGGACAACTCTGACATCCTGCACGAATGCTGAACAGCCTGTGAGGGCTCACTGAAGCATTTCTGAGCACAGCTGCTACACAGCACAAAGACAACACAACAGCACAACAAAGGCAACATCTTTAAGGGCACGCTCATCGTCTCActcgtgcacacacacgcgcacacacatgcgcacgtaCGCAGACGCAAACGCACACGCACGCTATGCATTTATGTATTTGTCTAATGgtttgcatttcaaatttttaaatcTTCCCCTCGCATCCTCAAAAGTCACTGAAGACTCGAAATTGTGAACGAGGTTACCGTACGCTGTTTGTTGTGAAATTTCCTATTTTCCAAAATTGCTCAAATCTGATTTAGGCAACTATATGCTATTAGGCTAAATTGCATCCCCCTTTGATGGATGAAATGTGGTTACTTACAGGTAAATGCTGGATTCATTGCCCCCGATGTCAGGGGACTGGAGCTTCTGCACCAGGATGATGATGATTCCCACAAAGAGAACAAAATTGATCTGGGGGAAAAAGACCGAAAAATACAGCAAAGGCCTCGTTATACATGACGTCTTCAGGCCGGCCTGACATTTTTTGAGACAATAACATGAATAGCTTATTTCATACCATGATGGAGGCCACTACAGGTCCTTTGATCACCCACCAGAGAGCAGTGTGCTCATTTGTATCCCAGCaactggaggaagaggaggaggaaaaattCTTTGATTTTACTTGCATATTACAAAAGCCTACACAATGAGCCCAATTTATGCAGTACGGATGACAAAATGATGGACAAAGAGCTTGGACTTACCCAGTGTCGTGAAAATGGAGCCTCAGCACGGCCCAGACGGTCACACAAATGGTGGGGGTTCCTATTCAATATATGGTGAAAGATAATAAAAATTGAAcccaaaaaattatatattaatGACTGTGTGGCAACACCCATCATGTTATAAGTTTAttatgagtatttttttttctcctcatacGTTTCATATAATTCATAGGCAGTGTTGTGGCGCCAACTAGTGCCAGAGTTGGTGAATTACAGTTagaacagaagaggaaaaaaatgatcCGTTTTGTCCAAATTGAAGGGCGAAATGTTGAGATTTCAAGTAGAGTTATAAAGACTTCTCATCTAAATAAAGCCTATTTTCCCTGATTACAAAGGATATCTTGAAATAAATGTAGCGTGTtatgtataaatatataaatcacAAATCATAAAATAGTTTTATATAACAATTACTGTTTTTtgataaaaatattcaaaatattaaTCAATATAAGTAATTAAAGTATGCATAAAAAAAGCAATTTAGAAAATAAGGAgtactcaaataaaaaaaaaagcaactgttTAAAATGAGTAAAATACAGTCCaataaaaattaatttaatttcaatTCAAAGAAAGATATGAAAAGACTTACCCCATCCGACGATGGTGTACCAGTAGAAATATCGTCTCTCGGGAAAGAATGTCTCCACCAGCAGAGTGAAGAGGTAGAGACCTTCGATGAAAAGCCAGAAGTAGTTGGACATGACGCAGTAATGGAAGAAAACCATCACCGCTTTGCACGCCACCTGCATGAACACACAAAGGCAACAGGAATGATGTCAATCAATCTgctttcctttaaaaaaaaaaaaaagaccaaagaaTATTCTCAAATGCTGCTATCAGTAAAATGTACAGCAGATCAGTGTGGTTCATAATGATGTTTAATTTTCAAATGTATTGCTAATTACAAAAACACATTCAACAACATAATGTGATTTTTCGATTTCAATGAGTGTCCTGTATGGCTCAATGATGCTTGACAATGCAATTCATCTTCATTCCCGCCTTGGATGACCCGAGCAGGGTCAAGCCATTGCACCACAGAGGCGATTCTGGTAAGCGGATGCTCACCTCCCGTTGCCGCAGTAGCCATTTCGGCTGGCTATGTTAATTTGAGGCTCACAGCAACATGGCCATTAACACTGCATTCATCATGGCTGCATAGAGCGGGCATATTCTTTGCATTTGTTTTGCATTTGTAATCAGAAtgataatttgattttttttaattaatcaagATAAAGAATAAGTGAGAGGCattgaatatttaaaaattcAGTTTGAGAACAGGAGGTGACAAAAGAATAAATGACTACAAACCGAATGATAACAAACATCtattttattcaatttaaaaataatctcAGAAAAattctttaaagaaaaaaaaaaaaccaactccAAAAAGTACCACTTGAAGCGTCCAATCTGCAGTATGTGTGACTAACCGTGTGCACAAAGCAGTGGTCGCTGTCCTCCTGCGCATACAGCACGCCATCTTTGATAAAGACCGAGATGGCTCTCAGCATGAACGACACAAAAAGGTTCATATGGATGAAGTTCCTGGTGCAGTGGAGCTTCCTGAATGGGCAGAGAAATAGCTCATGTTCATCTATCTATAGCAGCGACACGTAGTGACGGGTCAAACAATTAGAGGAGGGAGCCTCTTCCACAAGATGGCAGAAGCTGCCTCCATCTGTTGCCATATATACAGTACAAGACAATTATAGCATTATCTTCAACTAGACAGGCCcccatttatttatctatctatttataaataaacaaataaataaataaatcctggAGAATgaaccacatgctgcttcaccacctTTAAAGACAAATGATTAATTGGccagacaattttttttcccccagcctaaaaaaaacaatccaaatACGTCGGGCATTCATATTTCTTATCATTCTCATGCTCACCTGAATCTACAGAGGATGACCATGGCAGTGGTGAGAGACACCAGGGACGTACTGTAGCCAACCGTGTACAGGGCCTTGACTGATGCATAGTACATgtcctatggaaaaaaaaaaaaagaaaaaaatagacatCAAGACTTTGACATTACCTCGAGTGCATGTATGTGAGAACCTTACCGGTTTAGTAGCGTTGTCGTAGAAGAGGCACACGTCCAGGTAGTGAGGGTACGGTTCCGACCAGCCGTCCTCCGTGCAGTTGCGACTGACCCGCCCCATCTCTACATGGAAAACATCCAGGTGAGAATAAAAGCCCTCTTGGGATCTGACATCTCGGGGAGCGTGTTTTGGCTCACCGTCCTCCGGTCCCATCAGGTCATGGAAAAACTCTGGGCAGTTGACCACCACCACCTCGCCCACGTCGGCAGCCTGCCAGCAGGTCAGGTTGTCCCACATCCAAGGGCACGCTGCGGGAGCCAATACGTGTGAGGCTCGGCAACGTGACACACACAATGAGGAACAGCTCCCTTGTGATGGAAAAGTCTATTTATCTccattaattattaaataactcCATCATTTTATAGGCTTACAATACCAATGAATGGGGAGCAAATGATGGACTGGAAAAGTTCGCCGACAAGATATCATCTGTTTTCATTGTCTTTCTTCTTCAGCACCTTCCAGCATTTCCTCTCCCCAGATGTTCTCCATCATTCACGCTCCAACAGTTTCATAGTAATGCagagtgcatgcatgcatgtgcgtTGACTTGCATGCATTTCTCACATGACACTCTCATACTACACTGAGTATATCGCGTGgacgtgtgtaagtgtgtgtttgcagaCCTTTCTCTTCCCCCTTAATGTGTTTTGCTTGTGTGTGGTGAGCCGGACAGAAAGCCAATTACTTTGAAAGGGCAAATctgagtcaaatgaggctcacgGAGTTGCCGACGAAGAGCTGGATCGTGGCCGGCCGGTGAAGGTGCGACGGCCGTGGCGCACTTACTGCAACGCAACTATGATAAATCAATGTCTTTTAGACAAGCTAgataaacaaccattcacacctaTTCATTTAGAgctggggtgtcaaactctggcaTGCGGGCCAAATTATaattggcccgtgaagacaaactttgtgtcaatactacaattgcaaattgtcttcactttaaaaaaaaaaagagacttttttttttttttttaactaccatttatcttttgaaaaatttgaatttttttttactagtctATGATTTCACTGTTCAATTAATCtggatgtttttggaatgtgggaggaaaccaaagAATAAATATAATACATGGAAATAACATCacatattgtgttatttgttgtaATATCATATGGCAATAGCGTGCAGGTATTTGTGACTTATCTCACCCATGTCCAGGTCATCGTTGGGGTCGTGCATTTCCATCCTCTCCATGCATTTGTCATGCTCTcgctgaatgatgcagtgctccGATTCTGACGCCACCTGAACAAAATGAGATCATGTTGTATTGTCGGTATGCGCTGAAGGCAAACCATTCAGTTGTTTGCTGCTGGCATAAAAAGAGTCACCTTGGCGATACTGCTATGTTTTTGGTCGCCAATAACAACGCTAACGTACAGTATAATGAAGTGATGTTCTCTTGTTCTGCTTCTTTCACAAATATGACATCACATATATATTATGCTcacatttgttttattattttcagaCTAATAAAAAATACCAAATTATTGCTTAAAAAGTGTAGCTCAAGCACAAACGATGAATGACAATATCCCAGAGGAACACTTTAAACGACGGtgtacaaaacaaactacaaGGTTACATTAAAATATAAAACTGGACTTTAGCTGGCTATAATACAAAGTGAGCGTATGAAAATAGACATCCAGAAAAGGACCTAATGATTGCACCAGATTCCATAGCAGTGATGCACCGTCATTAGGAGAAAACCAAGATTTTACGGCTCATTTCAACGGAAcatcacacagaaaaaaaattgcgcaaTCAGTTTGCTTTCCACTCCAACCtgccaaaaacaacacaaagcaaAGAGACTCATGATGTCTCTTTTACTTCTCCAACaggctctgtcacacacacacgcgcacgcacacacacacgtacgtctTTTTGGCTGACTCATCACTATTTGATATGACTTGACCTCAGGCACCTCCCTGTCTTGGAGAGAATGTAAATGACTTAGTCTGAGCACAGTTGTGCCTCTCTCGTTTTGTGTTTAATGATTTTGCTTATCGATGCGCTGTTTTCATAATCAGACCGACACAGGCTTTGCCTTCGAGGGAGTAGAACGATTGTTGCTAGGCAGCAGCACAGCAGCCttccagtatttttttttaatatatatatatatatatatatatatatatgaaaacaAATTCATATTACACACAGGTGTGCTGCAGGGCAACATAAGTACTATATTTTTTCTTAAGTTAGTCATCTCCCAAAACAGATATCCAGTCTTATAGTTGTGTTTTCAAAGGCCAGTTAACATCGAGCCGGCACTCGAGCAGCCCCAGACGCAGCACGGGTAATAAAAGCGGCATTTGATGCGGCAGTCCACTGGCCCCTCACCTCGGCCACCGCTGACCCAGTAGCGACAGCGGCGCCGTTTGACACACACTAAGTACATGACAACGGGAGGTCAAGGTTAGCCGGAGAGCGCGGTGGATGCTGTGTGTAAAGATGTCAGCTGGAGGGACACTTCACCTTTGTTGCTTGTGGGGTTTGTGGTGGCGGGGTGCCACTGTGAATTAATTACATACACTTAGGAAaacacagataaaaaaaaaaaaagagaattcaCTGGAGACAAAAATTCCACCCACACTGGCATCACACTATCCTCTCAAAAAAACTGGACCCATCTCACTTACCATtgactccctccctcctctctgGCATGCAACCTCTGCATTATTTTTGACCCTCCCCTGTCCTGTCCTTCCACCCTCATGTCAGCTCTGTTGTCAAGACCTCCTACTTCCAGCACAGAATCCGACACGGCCTCTCTCTCCCTCATCCATGCCTTCATCTCATCCCGGCTTGACTATTGCAACTCCCTTCTCACTGGCATCACTTCTCACTCACTCCATAGACTTCAACTAGTCCACAACTCTGCTGCCCCCCTCCTTACCCACATCCAGTTCTGTGAACACATCACTCCCATTCTCCACTGGCTCCCCATCAAACAGCGCATCATCTTCAAGATTGACCTTCTCACCTTCAAAGCCCTTCACCACCTGGCTCCCCCTTACCTATCCGACTTCCTTATCCCCCCCTGTAAGTCTTCATCTTTGTTTCCTTGTAAGCGTCTTTGGGTCTTTGAAAAGTGCTATACAAAttgaatatattattattattaccaccatttaataaaataatatgaaCATGCATGCTCAGTCTTTAAGTCTCACTTAAGTTACCAAAATGGTTCTCACTATCTGGGATGACCTCTGTTTTAAGGCAACAATgatgtacacacacgcacacacacacacacacacacactgtaaacGTTTCAGAGTGACAATACTCACCAAAGGCAGAAGGATGATCACAGTCAGGACCAAGTCTCTCATTTTCTCCATTGAAGGGCTTCTtctgactgtgtgtgcgtgtgtgtgcgtgtgtgtgtgttagctaCGATGTACCACCCCCTCTCGTAGCACAGTTCAGCATCAAGGGCCCTGCAATAATAGCACATCACAGAGGACGTGAGAAATAATAGTCACTTGTTTGAAATGATTGCATGCATCCCCGAATTAGACAATAACACTTGAGATAGTATTGAGAATATGAGTTTAATTGTAACTCATCGATGAATAAAATGTGTGGTTGTTATTACCATGCAGTGTGTTGTTATAAGCGACAATGCTACAAACATGAATTGCCAATTAATATGGTGTATTACTTTCATTATTAGGACACCAGAGCTGTTTTTCATGAGATCTGCAACATCCCTTGACTGTGACAATATGGTTTAAATATTAAATGAAATACTAAATTGTTGGATTCTGTAACAGTGAAACACcctaattttttttaacattttgactTAATTGAAGGTTTTGTAACTCAATAGTTACATTCCGTAGGTAACGGATCGCATCAATTAAGAAGTAGTCACTTTTTTTATAGGATTGCGTGTTAAAAATCTGTTCCTCTGAAAAATGGTGTTTATTACATTAAACAAATTATGAAATGGTATGTACGGTAAATTTGTATGAATAAAGAAAAAGGCGCTCAAAAGCAGCAACCATTTGTAATTGTTCTATAACATTTATTATTTCATCAGATGgcagttgccatggaaactgTACTTCGCATCATCGCTGTCTTGCATTTTTCAAGAAAACAAGATTCCACAAGATCTCACATAGCTTTTGCCCTTGAACACAACATTTTATACAAACAATTTGAGCAGATATgaattgtgtttattttaaaatcacaatctttaaaaaatgtaaaaaccaTCTTTACCCAAAAGACATCttcgatgaaaaaaaaacaccagctcAGAATAAATGCACAATCATTTGAAAAATCCTAAAATTTGGAAGACTTGCAATGGAAACAATTACAACATCGACATAAAATGAAGCACCACCCCCACCCCGCTTGACTTACTCATTCACACAGCTTCCGAAACAGCAATGAATCcctgcaagcacacacacacacacaaaaacacacacacttcccaGTACCAATTTAGTCATACAGCATGTACCAGCACACAATAATGGGGGCAAATGGGTTTATCTGGACATTGTTCTTGTACCAGTCAAAATGTCCCCAGAGGAACTAATTAGACATTGTGCcacattttaaaaaacacaataacaaTCACACACGTCGgctcacaaacaaacacacacacacgtgcgctcaCGCACACACCTCCTCTCCCCCGCCCCCCCGCACTCATCCACGCACAGGCAAATTCCACCTCATGTTCCTTCGCCTCTCGTGGCCAATCCAATTAGCCGCCGAGCATCTCTCTCGCATGTTTTACCGAGTCGTAACTCACAAGGATCAAGGAGAGGGTGGCACAAACACAAAGGCACCAaagaagaaggagaaaaaaaagatgaggatgataaaga is a genomic window containing:
- the LOC125985007 gene encoding pituitary adenylate cyclase-activating polypeptide type I receptor isoform X1, with the protein product MEKMRDLVLTVIILLPLVASESEHCIIQREHDKCMERMEMHDPNDDLDMACPWMWDNLTCWQAADVGEVVVVNCPEFFHDLMGPEDEMGRVSRNCTEDGWSEPYPHYLDVCLFYDNATKPDMYYASVKALYTVGYSTSLVSLTTAMVILCRFRKLHCTRNFIHMNLFVSFMLRAISVFIKDGVLYAQEDSDHCFVHTVACKAVMVFFHYCVMSNYFWLFIEGLYLFTLLVETFFPERRYFYWYTIVGWGTPTICVTVWAVLRLHFHDTGCWDTNEHTALWWVIKGPVVASIMINFVLFVGIIIILVQKLQSPDIGGNESSIYLSCAQKCFSEPSQAVQHSCRMSELSTITLRLARSTLLLIPLFGIHYTVFAFSPEDVSKRERLVFELGLGSFQGFVVAVLYCFLNGEFLPEGAVRDQEEMAQLDGEPILCCGPEAAEAPVAGQQRCERRDSAVHPEQEQLSDPHVQPAGGECQHQPAYLNV
- the LOC125985007 gene encoding pituitary adenylate cyclase-activating polypeptide type I receptor isoform X2 produces the protein MEKMRDLVLTVIILLPLVASESEHCIIQREHDKCMERMEMHDPNDDLDMACPWMWDNLTCWQAADVGEVVVVNCPEFFHDLMGPEDEMGRVSRNCTEDGWSEPYPHYLDVCLFYDNATKPDMYYASVKALYTVGYSTSLVSLTTAMVILCRFRKLHCTRNFIHMNLFVSFMLRAISVFIKDGVLYAQEDSDHCFVHTVACKAVMVFFHYCVMSNYFWLFIEGLYLFTLLVETFFPERRYFYWYTIVGWGTPTICVTVWAVLRLHFHDTGCWDTNEHTALWWVIKGPVVASIMINFVLFVGIIIILVQKLQSPDIGGNESSIYLRLARSTLLLIPLFGIHYTVFAFSPEDVSKRERLVFELGLGSFQGFVVAVLYCFLNGEVQSEIKRKWRSWTVNRYFAVDLKQQRHPSLASSGVNGGTQLSILSKSSSQIRMSSPLAESANISLPT